From Pseudomonas sp. LS1212, the proteins below share one genomic window:
- a CDS encoding RDD family protein: protein MPKHLLHPQGDFPAAGLPRRLAAMFYDFLLCTALLMVTTLVYKLIQMAFIGEARLRELSEAGALDGDPLLSTILLFVLFGFFAKFWTHAGQTLGMQVWGIRVQNADGTAISLWQALLRFVVAIASWLCLGLGFFWVLIDKQKRSWHDIYSDSQLVRIPKKTK from the coding sequence ATGCCGAAACACCTCTTGCACCCACAGGGTGATTTCCCTGCCGCAGGCCTGCCCCGTCGCCTGGCAGCGATGTTCTACGACTTCTTGCTGTGCACCGCGCTGCTGATGGTCACCACCCTGGTCTACAAACTGATTCAGATGGCCTTCATCGGCGAAGCCCGCCTGCGCGAGCTGTCTGAAGCCGGCGCCCTGGATGGCGACCCGCTGCTGTCGACTATTCTGCTGTTCGTGCTGTTCGGCTTCTTCGCCAAGTTCTGGACCCATGCCGGGCAGACGCTGGGGATGCAGGTGTGGGGTATCCGCGTGCAGAACGCCGACGGCACCGCCATCAGCCTGTGGCAGGCCCTGCTGCGTTTTGTCGTCGCCATCGCTTCGTGGCTATGCCTGGGGCTGGGGTTTTTCTGGGTGTTGATCGACAAGCAGAAACGCAGCTGGCATGACATTTATTCCGACAGCCAGCTGGTGCGGATACCTAAGAAAACCAAATAA
- the gcvT gene encoding glycine cleavage system aminomethyltransferase GcvT has translation MSTEQLLQTPLHALHLELEARMVPFAGYDMPVQYPLGVMKEHLHTREQAGLFDVSHMGQIRLVGANAARALESLVPVDIIDLPVGMQRYALFTNENGGILDDLMVANLGNDELFLVVNAACKDQDLAHLRKHLGDQCQVQPLFEERALLALQGPAAVKVLERLAPEVAKMTFMQFASVPLLGVDCYVSRSGYTGEDGFEISVPAASAEALARRLLAEPEVAPIGLGARDSLRLEAGLCLYGHDMNNETTPIEASLLWAISKARRADGVRAAGFPGAEKIFAQQQAGVARKRVGLLPLERTPVREGAEIVDEQDNVIGHVCSGGYGPTLTGPVAMGYLDAAHTALDTPVWAMVRGKRVAMKVSKMPFVPQRYYRG, from the coding sequence ATGTCCACCGAACAACTGCTGCAAACCCCGCTGCATGCCCTGCACCTGGAGTTGGAGGCCCGCATGGTGCCCTTTGCCGGCTACGACATGCCGGTCCAGTACCCGCTGGGCGTGATGAAAGAACACTTGCATACCCGCGAGCAGGCCGGCTTGTTCGATGTGTCGCACATGGGCCAGATCCGCCTGGTCGGCGCCAATGCCGCCAGGGCGCTGGAAAGCCTGGTGCCGGTCGATATCATCGACCTGCCGGTGGGCATGCAGCGCTATGCGCTGTTCACCAATGAAAACGGCGGCATTCTCGACGACCTGATGGTCGCCAACCTGGGCAACGACGAACTGTTTCTGGTGGTCAACGCCGCCTGCAAGGATCAGGACCTGGCTCACCTGCGCAAGCACCTGGGCGACCAGTGCCAGGTTCAGCCACTGTTCGAGGAACGCGCCCTGCTCGCCCTGCAAGGGCCGGCCGCGGTGAAGGTGCTCGAGCGCCTGGCCCCTGAGGTGGCGAAGATGACGTTCATGCAGTTCGCCAGCGTGCCGCTGCTGGGCGTCGATTGCTATGTCAGCCGCTCCGGTTACACCGGCGAAGACGGCTTTGAAATCTCCGTACCGGCCGCCAGTGCCGAAGCCCTGGCCCGTCGTCTGCTCGCCGAACCCGAAGTCGCCCCGATCGGCCTCGGCGCTCGCGACTCGCTGCGCCTGGAAGCCGGCCTGTGCCTGTATGGCCATGACATGAATAACGAGACCACCCCGATCGAGGCAAGCCTGCTCTGGGCCATTTCCAAGGCCCGGCGTGCCGATGGCGTACGTGCCGCCGGCTTCCCGGGTGCCGAGAAAATCTTTGCCCAGCAACAAGCCGGAGTCGCCCGCAAGCGCGTCGGTCTGTTGCCGCTGGAGCGTACGCCGGTGCGTGAAGGCGCCGAGATCGTCGATGAGCAAGACAACGTCATCGGCCACGTCTGCAGCGGCGGCTATGGGCCTACCCTGACAGGCCCCGTGGCCATGGGTTACCTGGACGCCGCGCATACCGCACTGGACACGCCGGTCTGGGCCATGGTGCGTGGCAAGCGCGTTGCCATGAAGGTCAGCAAGATGCCGTTCGTGCCTCAGCGTTACTACCGCGGCTGA
- the lptG gene encoding LPS export ABC transporter permease LptG: protein MGKLDRYIGESVFLAILAVLGVILGLASLFAFIDEMGDVSDSYTLWDASSFVLLTAPRRLYDMLPMAGLIGCLIGLGNLASHSELTIMRAAGVSIGRIVWAVMKPMLVLMLVGILIGEYLAPVSENKAQAARSLAQGGGEAQTAKRGLWHRQGDEFVHINTVQPNGLLYGVTRYRFDGERHLLTSSFARKAQYDTDHWNLTDVTTTHFRGDSTEVIKAAAERWEVALTPQLLSTVVLAPESLSITGLWSYIHYLSDQGLNNERYWLAFWTKVLQPLVTAALVLMAISFIFGPLRSVTLGQRVFTGVLVGFVFRIVQDLLGPSSQVFGFSPLLAVVIPAGVCALAGVWLLRRAG from the coding sequence GTGGGTAAGCTCGATCGTTACATCGGCGAGAGCGTCTTCCTGGCGATCCTCGCCGTGCTCGGGGTCATCCTGGGCCTGGCCTCGCTGTTTGCCTTCATCGATGAGATGGGTGACGTCAGCGATTCCTACACCTTGTGGGATGCCAGCAGCTTCGTACTGCTGACCGCGCCGCGTCGCCTGTACGACATGCTGCCGATGGCCGGGCTGATCGGCTGCCTGATTGGCCTGGGCAACTTGGCCAGCCACAGTGAGCTGACCATCATGCGGGCGGCCGGGGTTTCGATCGGTCGCATCGTCTGGGCAGTGATGAAGCCGATGCTGGTGCTGATGCTGGTCGGGATCCTGATTGGCGAGTACCTGGCGCCGGTGAGCGAGAACAAGGCCCAGGCCGCGCGGTCGCTGGCGCAAGGCGGGGGCGAGGCGCAGACGGCCAAGCGGGGCTTGTGGCACCGCCAGGGTGACGAGTTCGTGCACATCAACACCGTGCAGCCCAATGGCCTGCTTTACGGTGTCACCCGCTATCGCTTCGACGGCGAGCGTCACCTGCTGACCTCCAGCTTCGCGCGCAAGGCCCAGTACGATACCGATCACTGGAACCTGACCGACGTGACGACCACCCACTTTCGCGGTGACAGCACTGAGGTCATCAAGGCCGCCGCGGAACGCTGGGAAGTGGCGCTGACGCCGCAATTGCTCAGCACGGTGGTATTGGCACCTGAATCCCTGTCGATCACCGGCTTGTGGAGCTATATCCATTACCTGTCCGACCAGGGCCTGAACAATGAGCGTTACTGGCTGGCGTTCTGGACCAAGGTCCTGCAGCCGTTGGTGACGGCAGCGCTGGTGTTGATGGCCATTTCCTTCATCTTCGGCCCGCTGCGCTCGGTGACGCTTGGCCAGCGCGTGTTTACCGGTGTGCTGGTGGGTTTCGTGTTCCGTATCGTCCAGGACCTGCTGGGGCCTTCGAGCCAGGTGTTCGGCTTTTCGCCGCTGCTGGCGGTGGTGATACCGGCGGGGGTTTGCGCGTTGGCCGGGGTCTGGTTGTTGCGCCGGGCGGGTTGA
- a CDS encoding L-serine ammonia-lyase, with protein MSLSVFDLFKIGIGPSSSHTVGPMRAAVRFVEGLRREGLLAATTCIKVELYGSLGATGKGHGSDKAVLLGLEGEHPDTVNTENIAERLQEIRSSGRLNLLGEHTIEFNEKLHLAMIRKPLAYHPNGMIFRAFDAPGLQIRSREYYSVGGGFVVDEDAAGADRIVEDSTPLTFPFKSAKDLLGHCTTYGLSISQVMLANESAWRPEAETRAGLLKIWQVMQDCVAAGCRNEGILPGGLKVKRRAAALHRQLCEHPEAALRDALSVLDWVNLYALAVNEENANGGRVVTAPTNGAAGIIPAVLHYYMRFIPGANEDGVVRFLLTAAAIGILYKENASISGAEVGCQGEVGVACSMAAGGLCEVLGGTVQQVENAAEIGMEHNLGLTCDPIGGLVQVPCIERNAMGSVKAINAVRMALRGDGQHYVSLDKVIRTMRQTGADMKSKYKETARGGLAVNIIEC; from the coding sequence ATGTCTTTAAGTGTGTTCGACCTGTTCAAAATCGGCATCGGCCCCTCCAGCTCCCATACCGTCGGTCCGATGCGCGCAGCAGTGCGCTTCGTCGAAGGTTTGCGTCGTGAAGGGCTGCTCGCCGCAACCACCTGCATCAAGGTCGAGCTCTACGGCTCGCTCGGCGCCACCGGCAAGGGCCACGGCAGCGATAAGGCCGTACTTCTGGGCCTTGAAGGTGAACACCCGGATACCGTGAATACCGAGAACATCGCCGAACGCCTGCAGGAAATCCGCAGCAGCGGGCGCTTGAACCTGCTCGGTGAACACACCATCGAATTCAACGAAAAGCTTCACCTGGCGATGATCCGCAAGCCCTTGGCCTACCACCCCAATGGCATGATCTTCCGCGCCTTCGACGCCCCCGGCCTGCAAATCAGAAGCCGCGAGTACTACTCGGTGGGCGGTGGCTTCGTGGTCGATGAAGATGCCGCCGGCGCCGATCGCATCGTCGAGGACAGCACCCCGCTGACCTTTCCGTTCAAGAGTGCCAAGGACCTGCTTGGCCACTGCACGACCTATGGCCTGTCCATCAGCCAGGTGATGCTGGCCAACGAGAGCGCCTGGCGCCCCGAAGCCGAAACCCGCGCCGGCCTGTTGAAGATCTGGCAAGTGATGCAGGACTGCGTCGCAGCCGGTTGTCGCAATGAAGGGATTCTGCCCGGCGGCTTGAAGGTCAAGCGACGCGCAGCGGCCTTGCATCGGCAGTTGTGCGAACACCCCGAAGCCGCGCTGCGCGATGCGTTGTCAGTGCTCGACTGGGTCAATTTGTATGCCCTGGCCGTCAACGAAGAAAACGCCAACGGCGGTCGCGTGGTGACGGCACCGACCAACGGCGCCGCCGGCATCATCCCGGCGGTGCTGCATTACTACATGCGCTTTATCCCGGGCGCCAACGAGGACGGCGTGGTGCGCTTTCTGCTCACGGCGGCGGCCATCGGTATTCTCTACAAGGAAAACGCCTCGATCTCGGGCGCCGAAGTCGGCTGCCAGGGTGAAGTCGGGGTGGCCTGCTCGATGGCCGCCGGTGGCTTGTGCGAAGTGCTCGGCGGGACCGTGCAGCAAGTGGAAAACGCCGCCGAAATCGGCATGGAACACAACCTCGGGCTGACCTGCGACCCGATTGGCGGGCTGGTCCAGGTGCCCTGCATCGAGCGCAATGCCATGGGCTCGGTGAAAGCCATCAACGCGGTGCGCATGGCCCTGCGCGGGGACGGTCAGCACTACGTCTCCCTCGACAAGGTGATCCGTACCATGCGCCAGACCGGCGCCGACATGAAAAGTAAATACAAGGAGACCGCCCGCGGCGGTCTGGCCGTCAACATCATCGAATGCTGA
- a CDS encoding DNA polymerase III subunit chi: MDNPNASPKSVHLLDDLESIRQLLGDDTLQPPLLTETVEGSDQIPMLFEQIDEPVVTPPPPPPAPPKVEPKVEARPDPIAKRQEALLHLDVELRAAAQLIMQDVIDDFAPHIENEIKRRLDVRMEWLLSQYPE; encoded by the coding sequence ATGGACAATCCAAACGCATCCCCCAAGTCCGTGCACCTGCTGGACGACCTCGAGTCGATCCGCCAACTGCTCGGCGATGACACATTGCAACCGCCGCTGTTGACCGAAACGGTCGAGGGTAGCGACCAGATTCCCATGTTGTTCGAGCAGATCGACGAACCGGTGGTCACGCCGCCACCGCCTCCACCTGCGCCGCCCAAGGTCGAACCCAAGGTCGAAGCCCGGCCGGACCCGATCGCCAAGCGCCAGGAAGCATTGCTGCACCTGGATGTCGAGCTGCGCGCTGCTGCACAGTTGATCATGCAGGACGTGATCGACGATTTTGCGCCGCATATCGAGAACGAGATCAAGCGGCGGCTGGATGTGCGGATGGAGTGGTTGCTCAGTCAGTATCCGGAATAA
- a CDS encoding DNA polymerase III subunit chi, translated as MTKVDFYILPSASPEARLDFACKLTEKAWRLGHRVYLHCSDAAQRDELDARLWSFKGESFIPHSAAEDDPDAVIGLGIGPDAGSHQDLLVNLGLSIPPFFKHFARVAEVVVEDPAIRQAARESFRFYREQGYPLQDHRLQRL; from the coding sequence ATGACCAAAGTCGATTTCTACATTCTTCCCAGTGCGTCGCCCGAGGCGCGCCTGGATTTTGCCTGCAAGCTCACTGAAAAAGCCTGGCGCCTGGGGCATCGTGTCTACCTGCACTGCAGTGATGCCGCACAGCGCGACGAACTCGATGCGCGCCTCTGGAGTTTCAAGGGCGAGAGCTTCATCCCGCACAGCGCCGCCGAAGACGATCCGGATGCCGTGATCGGCCTGGGCATCGGCCCCGATGCCGGGTCGCATCAGGATCTGCTGGTGAATCTGGGCCTGAGCATCCCGCCCTTCTTCAAGCACTTTGCCCGCGTGGCCGAAGTGGTCGTCGAAGACCCTGCTATCCGTCAGGCAGCACGGGAGAGTTTCCGTTTCTACCGTGAACAGGGATATCCTCTGCAGGATCACCGCCTACAGCGACTCTGA
- a CDS encoding cold-shock protein: MSQRQSGTVKWFNDEKGFGFITPESGPDLFVHFRAIQGNGFKSLKEGQKVTFVAVQGQKGMQADEVQAEG, encoded by the coding sequence ATGTCGCAACGTCAGAGCGGTACCGTCAAGTGGTTTAACGACGAGAAAGGTTTTGGTTTTATCACTCCAGAAAGCGGTCCGGATCTGTTCGTGCATTTCCGCGCTATTCAGGGCAACGGCTTCAAGAGCCTGAAAGAAGGTCAGAAAGTGACTTTCGTAGCTGTGCAAGGCCAGAAAGGCATGCAAGCTGACGAAGTTCAAGCCGAAGGCTGA
- the lptF gene encoding LPS export ABC transporter permease LptF yields MIVFRYLSREVLVTLSAVSAVLLVIIMSGRFIKYLAQAAQGVLDPGVLFMIMGFRLPGFLQLILPLGLFLGILLAYGRLYLESEMTVLSATGMSQRRLLAFTMAPAAIVAVLVAWLSLSLAPQGVAQVAQIINQQDALTEFDTLVPGRFQNLRDGTRVTYTEQLSEDRGQLGGVFISEKRISKDKGKDRGISVLVAEKGRQELSADGNRYLILENGYRYDGNPGQADYRAIKYDTYGVLLPKPEVSEDITDREAIPTTQLFASDARRERAELQWRLSLPLLVFIVTLMAVPLSRVNPRQGRFLKLLPAILLYMAYLTMLIAARGALEKGKLPIELGLWWVHGLFLAIGLGLMYWEPMQLKRASRRAEVARG; encoded by the coding sequence TTGATCGTTTTCCGTTATCTGTCCCGCGAGGTCCTGGTTACCTTGAGCGCTGTCAGCGCTGTATTGCTGGTAATCATCATGAGTGGGCGCTTCATCAAATACCTGGCCCAAGCAGCGCAAGGCGTGCTCGATCCGGGCGTGCTGTTCATGATCATGGGCTTTCGCCTGCCCGGTTTTCTGCAACTGATCCTGCCGCTGGGCCTGTTCCTCGGGATTCTGCTGGCATATGGACGGCTGTACCTGGAAAGCGAGATGACCGTGCTTTCGGCCACCGGCATGAGCCAGCGGCGGCTGTTGGCCTTTACCATGGCCCCGGCTGCGATCGTGGCCGTGCTGGTTGCCTGGCTGAGCTTGAGCCTGGCTCCGCAAGGGGTCGCGCAGGTGGCGCAGATCATCAACCAGCAGGACGCGCTGACCGAGTTCGACACGCTGGTGCCGGGGCGCTTCCAGAACCTGCGTGATGGCACGCGGGTGACCTACACCGAGCAGCTTTCCGAAGACCGCGGGCAGTTGGGTGGGGTGTTCATCTCCGAGAAGCGTATTTCCAAGGATAAAGGCAAGGATCGCGGCATTTCGGTGCTGGTCGCCGAGAAAGGTCGCCAGGAGTTGAGTGCCGACGGCAACCGCTACCTGATCCTGGAAAACGGCTACCGCTACGATGGCAACCCCGGCCAGGCCGATTACCGTGCCATCAAGTACGACACCTATGGCGTGTTGCTGCCCAAGCCTGAGGTCAGCGAAGACATCACCGACCGTGAAGCCATCCCCACGACGCAGTTGTTCGCCAGTGACGCACGCCGCGAACGCGCCGAGTTGCAATGGCGCCTGTCGTTGCCGCTGCTGGTCTTCATCGTGACCCTGATGGCGGTACCGCTGTCGCGAGTCAATCCGCGCCAGGGCCGTTTCCTCAAACTGCTGCCGGCAATTCTTCTGTACATGGCTTATCTGACAATGCTGATCGCTGCCCGTGGCGCGCTGGAAAAAGGCAAACTGCCGATTGAGTTGGGCCTGTGGTGGGTCCACGGTCTGTTCCTGGCCATCGGCCTGGGGTTGATGTACTGGGAGCCGATGCAGCTCAAGCGTGCCAGCCGTCGTGCGGAGGTGGCCCGTGGGTAA
- a CDS encoding valine--tRNA ligase, which translates to MDKTYQPHAIETSWYQTWESENYFAPQGAGDSYTIMIPPPNVTGSLHMGHGFNNAIMDALIRFRRMQGRNTLWQPGTDHAGIATQMLVERQLEAQGQNRHDLGREKFLEKVWEWKDQSGGDISRQIRRLGSSVDWSRERFTMDDGLSEAVKEAFVRLHEDGLIYRGKRLVNWDTKLHTAISDLEVENHDEKGHLWNLRYPLADGVKTADGQDHLIVATTRPETMLGDAAVAVNPEDERYKALIGKFVELPLVGRRIPIIADEYCDPEFGTGCVKITPAHDFNDYEVGKRHNLPLINIFDKNANVLPAAHVFNLDGSLNEEIDGTLPAEYAGLDRFQARREIVAAFEEAGLLVSVDDHALKVPKGDRSGTIIEPWLTDQWYVSTKPLAEPAIAAVEDGRIAFVPKQYENMYFSWMRDIQDWCISRQLWWGHRIPAWYDESGKVYVGRDEAEVRAKHNLGPDIALQQDNDVLDTWFSSGLWTFSTLGWPQQTDFLKTFHSTDVLVTGFDIIFFWVARMIMLTMHLVKNEDGTPQVPFKTVYVHGLVRDGQGQKMSKSKGNVLDPLDIIDGIELEALVQKRTTGMMQPQLAKKIEKQTRQEFAEGIASYGTDALRFTFCSLASTGRDIKFDMGRVEGYRNFCNKIWNAARYVLDKGEDCGQNGEAYELSLADRWIISQLQRTEAEVTRQLDQFRFDLASQALYEFIWNQYCDWYLELSKPVLWDENAPIERQRGTRRTLVRVLEVALRLAHPFMPFITEEIWQRLAPLAGTPGKTIMLQPWPVAVEERIDPAAEDDIEWLKGLMLSVRNIRGEMNIGPGKPLQLFLKNTGSEDQRRLSENEVLLKKLAKLESITVLAEGAEAPLSATALVGEMEVLVPMAGLIDKGAELARLDKEIQRLQGEVQRVGGKLSNAAFVDKAPPQVIDKERAKLAEAEQALGKLAEQHARIASL; encoded by the coding sequence ATGGATAAGACCTACCAGCCGCACGCCATTGAAACTTCCTGGTACCAGACCTGGGAGTCCGAGAATTATTTCGCCCCGCAAGGCGCGGGCGACTCGTACACCATCATGATCCCGCCGCCGAACGTCACCGGCAGCCTGCACATGGGCCATGGTTTCAACAACGCGATCATGGACGCCCTGATCCGTTTCCGCCGCATGCAGGGCCGCAACACCCTGTGGCAGCCAGGCACCGACCACGCCGGTATCGCCACGCAGATGCTGGTCGAGCGCCAGCTCGAAGCGCAAGGCCAGAACCGCCACGACCTGGGCCGGGAAAAATTCCTCGAGAAAGTCTGGGAGTGGAAGGACCAGTCCGGTGGCGACATCAGCCGGCAGATCCGCCGCCTGGGCTCGTCCGTGGACTGGAGCCGCGAGCGCTTCACCATGGACGACGGCCTGTCGGAAGCGGTCAAGGAAGCCTTCGTGCGCCTGCACGAAGACGGCCTGATCTACCGCGGCAAGCGCCTGGTCAACTGGGACACCAAGCTGCACACGGCGATCTCCGACCTGGAAGTGGAAAACCACGACGAGAAAGGCCACCTGTGGAACCTGCGCTACCCGCTGGCCGACGGCGTCAAGACCGCTGATGGCCAGGACCACCTGATCGTCGCCACCACTCGCCCGGAAACCATGCTCGGCGACGCCGCCGTGGCCGTGAACCCGGAAGACGAGCGCTACAAGGCCCTGATCGGCAAGTTCGTCGAACTGCCACTGGTTGGTCGCCGCATCCCGATCATCGCCGACGAATACTGCGACCCGGAATTCGGCACCGGCTGCGTGAAGATCACCCCGGCCCACGACTTCAACGACTACGAAGTCGGCAAGCGCCACAACCTGCCGCTGATCAACATCTTCGACAAGAATGCCAACGTGCTGCCTGCGGCCCATGTGTTCAACCTCGACGGCAGCCTCAATGAAGAGATCGACGGCACCCTGCCAGCCGAATACGCTGGCCTGGACCGCTTCCAGGCGCGCCGCGAGATCGTTGCCGCCTTCGAAGAAGCCGGCCTGCTGGTCAGCGTCGACGACCACGCCCTGAAAGTGCCGAAAGGCGACCGCTCCGGCACCATCATCGAGCCGTGGCTGACCGACCAGTGGTACGTCTCCACCAAACCGCTGGCAGAACCTGCCATCGCCGCCGTGGAAGATGGCCGCATCGCCTTCGTGCCCAAGCAATACGAAAACATGTACTTCTCCTGGATGCGCGACATTCAGGACTGGTGCATCAGCCGCCAGCTGTGGTGGGGCCACCGGATTCCGGCCTGGTACGACGAGTCGGGCAAAGTCTACGTCGGCCGCGACGAAGCCGAAGTGCGTGCCAAGCACAACCTCGGCCCGGACATCGCGCTGCAACAGGACAACGACGTTCTCGACACCTGGTTCAGCTCGGGCCTGTGGACCTTCTCCACCCTGGGCTGGCCGCAGCAGACCGACTTCCTCAAGACCTTCCACTCCACCGACGTGCTGGTCACCGGCTTCGACATCATTTTCTTCTGGGTCGCCCGGATGATCATGCTCACCATGCACCTGGTGAAGAACGAAGACGGCACCCCGCAGGTACCGTTCAAGACCGTCTACGTGCATGGCCTGGTACGTGATGGCCAGGGCCAGAAGATGTCCAAGTCCAAGGGCAACGTCCTGGACCCGCTGGACATCATCGACGGCATCGAGCTCGAAGCCCTGGTGCAGAAACGCACCACCGGCATGATGCAGCCGCAACTGGCCAAGAAGATCGAGAAGCAGACCCGCCAGGAGTTCGCCGAGGGCATCGCCAGCTACGGCACCGACGCCCTGCGTTTCACCTTCTGCTCGCTGGCTTCGACCGGTCGCGACATCAAGTTCGACATGGGCCGCGTCGAAGGCTACCGCAACTTCTGCAACAAGATCTGGAACGCTGCCCGCTACGTGTTGGACAAAGGCGAAGATTGCGGCCAGAACGGCGAAGCCTACGAGTTGTCGCTGGCCGACCGCTGGATCATCTCGCAGCTGCAGCGCACCGAAGCCGAAGTGACCCGCCAACTGGATCAGTTCCGTTTCGACCTGGCCTCCCAGGCGCTCTACGAGTTCATCTGGAACCAGTACTGCGACTGGTACCTGGAGCTGTCCAAACCGGTACTGTGGGACGAGAACGCGCCGATCGAGCGCCAGCGCGGCACCCGTCGCACCCTGGTGCGCGTACTGGAAGTGGCCCTGCGCCTGGCGCATCCGTTCATGCCGTTCATCACCGAAGAGATCTGGCAGCGCCTGGCGCCGCTGGCTGGTACTCCGGGCAAGACCATCATGCTGCAGCCATGGCCAGTGGCCGTGGAAGAGCGCATCGATCCTGCCGCCGAAGACGACATCGAATGGCTCAAGGGCCTGATGCTGAGCGTGCGCAACATCCGTGGCGAAATGAACATCGGCCCGGGCAAGCCGCTGCAATTGTTCCTCAAGAACACCGGCAGCGAAGACCAGCGTCGCCTGAGCGAAAACGAAGTGCTGCTCAAGAAACTGGCCAAACTCGAATCGATCACCGTGCTGGCCGAAGGCGCCGAAGCGCCGCTGAGCGCCACTGCGCTGGTCGGTGAGATGGAAGTGCTGGTGCCAATGGCCGGGCTGATCGACAAGGGCGCCGAACTGGCCCGCCTGGACAAGGAAATCCAGCGCCTGCAAGGCGAAGTGCAACGCGTGGGCGGCAAGCTGTCCAACGCCGCCTTCGTCGACAAGGCGCCGCCACAGGTCATCGACAAGGAACGCGCCAAACTGGCCGAGGCCGAACAGGCCCTGGGCAAACTGGCCGAGCAGCATGCGCGGATTGCTAGCCTGTAA
- a CDS encoding leucyl aminopeptidase, whose translation MELVVKSVAAETLKAATLVVAVGEGRKLGATASKLDELSGGAISAVLKRGDLAGKAGQTLLLHSLPNLKAERVLLIGTGKDVELGDRAWRKLAVAALNVLNSLGGGDAALALDELTVKGRDAYGKARLLAETLLDGEYVFDRFKSQKAEKRALKKITLLTGKTNQADVERAVKHAQAIAIGMSFTRDLGNLPPNLCHPSFLAEQAKDLGKGQKNLKVEVHDEKKLKELGMGAFLAVGQGSEQPPRLIVLNYQGGKKNEKPVVLVGKGITFDTGGISLKPGAGMDEMKYDMCGAASVLGTLRAVLELQLPINLVGLLACAENMPSGNATRPGDIVSTMSGQTVEILNTDAEGRLVLCDTLTYAERFKPQAVIDIATLTGACVVALGGHTTGLMGNDDDLIEQLLSAGKRADDRAWQLPLFDEYQEQLDSPFADIANIGGPKGGAITAGCFLSRFTRDYQWAHLDIAGTAWISGGKDKGATGRPVPLLTQYLLDRANA comes from the coding sequence ATGGAATTGGTTGTAAAAAGCGTAGCTGCAGAAACGTTGAAAGCCGCCACCCTGGTGGTCGCAGTCGGCGAAGGCCGCAAGCTGGGCGCCACCGCCAGCAAACTCGATGAACTGAGCGGCGGCGCGATCAGTGCCGTACTCAAGCGTGGCGACCTGGCCGGCAAGGCCGGCCAGACCCTGCTGCTTCACAGCCTGCCCAACCTCAAGGCCGAGCGCGTACTGCTGATCGGTACCGGCAAGGATGTCGAACTGGGCGACCGTGCCTGGCGCAAGCTTGCCGTCGCCGCATTGAACGTGCTCAACAGCCTGGGTGGTGGCGATGCCGCGCTGGCGCTCGACGAATTGACCGTCAAGGGCCGTGATGCCTATGGCAAGGCCCGCCTGTTGGCCGAGACCCTGCTGGACGGCGAATATGTATTCGATCGTTTCAAAAGCCAGAAAGCCGAAAAACGCGCCCTGAAAAAAATCACCCTGCTGACCGGCAAAACCAACCAGGCCGACGTCGAGCGCGCGGTCAAGCATGCCCAGGCCATCGCCATCGGCATGAGTTTCACCCGCGACCTGGGCAACCTGCCGCCGAACCTGTGCCACCCAAGCTTCCTGGCCGAACAGGCCAAGGACCTGGGCAAGGGGCAAAAGAACCTCAAGGTGGAAGTCCACGACGAGAAAAAGCTCAAGGAACTGGGCATGGGCGCCTTCCTCGCCGTAGGCCAGGGCAGCGAGCAACCACCACGGTTGATCGTGCTGAACTACCAGGGCGGCAAAAAGAACGAGAAACCTGTCGTACTGGTCGGCAAGGGCATCACCTTCGACACCGGCGGCATCAGCCTCAAGCCGGGCGCCGGCATGGACGAAATGAAGTACGACATGTGCGGTGCCGCCAGCGTGCTGGGCACACTGCGTGCGGTGCTCGAACTGCAACTGCCGATCAACCTGGTGGGCCTGCTGGCCTGCGCCGAGAACATGCCGAGCGGTAATGCCACGCGCCCCGGCGACATCGTCAGCACCATGAGCGGCCAGACCGTGGAAATCCTCAACACCGACGCCGAAGGTCGCCTGGTGCTGTGCGATACCCTGACCTACGCCGAGCGCTTCAAGCCCCAGGCCGTGATCGACATCGCCACCCTGACCGGCGCCTGCGTGGTCGCTTTGGGCGGCCATACCACGGGCCTGATGGGCAACGACGACGACCTGATCGAGCAACTGCTAAGCGCCGGCAAGCGTGCCGATGACCGCGCCTGGCAGCTGCCTTTGTTCGACGAGTACCAGGAGCAGCTGGACAGCCCGTTCGCCGACATCGCCAACATCGGCGGGCCCAAGGGCGGCGCCATCACCGCCGGTTGCTTCCTGTCGCGCTTCACCAGGGACTACCAGTGGGCGCACCTGGACATCGCCGGCACGGCCTGGATCAGCGGCGGCAAGGACAAGGGTGCCACCGGTCGTCCGGTGCCGCTGTTGACCCAATACCTGCTCGATCGCGCCAACGCCTGA